A single region of the Erythrobacter sp. genome encodes:
- a CDS encoding ribonuclease HII, which translates to MDTATPQDFFRAERAAPDFVIGVDEAGRGPLAGPVVAAAVVLCEPIPAGLDDSKKLVPARRAELDFVIREKCRWAVAVVEPEEIDRLNIFMATMEAMTRCVAELCAALDGPPREVLIDGNMTPHGRCEGWRWKARPIVGGDGIEPCISAASIIAKEWRDRLMIEAAREHPAYGWERNKGYGTAEHREALRLHGPSPLHRRSFAPVAQANLL; encoded by the coding sequence ATGGATACGGCAACTCCCCAGGACTTCTTTCGTGCCGAGCGCGCCGCGCCGGATTTCGTCATCGGTGTCGACGAGGCCGGGCGCGGGCCGCTCGCCGGGCCGGTGGTCGCGGCCGCGGTGGTGCTGTGCGAGCCGATACCCGCCGGGCTCGACGATTCCAAGAAGCTTGTGCCCGCGCGCCGGGCCGAACTCGACTTCGTCATCCGGGAGAAATGCCGCTGGGCTGTGGCGGTGGTCGAACCCGAGGAGATCGACCGGCTCAACATCTTCATGGCGACGATGGAGGCGATGACCCGCTGCGTTGCCGAGCTTTGCGCCGCGCTCGACGGGCCCCCGCGCGAAGTGCTGATCGACGGCAACATGACGCCGCACGGACGCTGCGAAGGATGGCGCTGGAAGGCACGCCCGATCGTCGGCGGCGACGGGATCGAGCCGTGCATCAGCGCCGCCTCGATCATCGCCAAGGAATGGCGCGACCGGTTGATGATCGAGGCCGCGCGGGAGCACCCAGCCTATGGCTGGGAACGCAACAAGGGCTACGGAACGGCCGAACACCGCGAGGCGTTGCGCCTGCATGGACCGAGCCCGCTTCATCGCCGTTCCTTCGCACCCGTCGCGCAGGCGAACCTTCTCTAG
- a CDS encoding PQQ-dependent sugar dehydrogenase: MKSPNPILAALSLPALALASCAQAETGDSAAQTDSQSGERPFASEVKAVFEEPWAIEFAPGTGVLFVTEQGGTLKVMDTSTGEIGTVSGVPEVDYGGQGGLGDIAFLPSQEDMMLTGRTIYLSYAEAGEGDTRGAALGRGTLDCSATDDCSIEGFEVIWRQAPKVTGRGHYSHRIQVSPGGEHLFVASGDRQKQTPAQDLTNTLGTIVRLNLDGTPAAGNPFMDEPGAPDEIWSFGHRNILGMDFDAEGRLWEVEHGPAGGDELNLVLESRNYGWPERSYGDNYNGTPIPDHEPRDGFEKPKVHWTPVIAPGDMIIHSGKMFEGWQGDALIAGLKTQAIIVVALEGENAREVARYDMNSRLRSIEEGPDGAVWIAEDGDEGRLLKLTPR, from the coding sequence ATGAAAAGCCCGAACCCGATCCTCGCCGCCTTGTCGCTCCCCGCGCTCGCTCTCGCAAGCTGTGCGCAGGCTGAAACCGGGGATAGCGCCGCTCAGACCGACAGCCAAAGCGGCGAGCGCCCCTTCGCGAGCGAGGTCAAGGCGGTGTTCGAGGAACCCTGGGCGATCGAATTCGCGCCGGGCACGGGCGTGCTTTTCGTGACCGAACAGGGCGGCACGCTCAAGGTGATGGACACATCGACCGGCGAGATCGGGACCGTCTCGGGCGTGCCCGAAGTCGATTACGGCGGCCAGGGCGGCCTGGGCGACATCGCCTTCCTCCCTTCGCAGGAGGACATGATGCTGACCGGGCGCACGATCTACCTGTCCTATGCCGAGGCCGGCGAAGGCGACACGCGCGGCGCGGCGCTGGGCCGGGGCACGCTCGATTGCAGCGCGACCGACGATTGTTCGATAGAGGGCTTCGAGGTGATCTGGCGGCAGGCGCCCAAGGTCACGGGGCGCGGGCACTATTCGCACCGCATCCAGGTTTCGCCGGGCGGCGAGCACCTCTTCGTCGCGAGCGGCGACCGCCAGAAGCAGACGCCCGCGCAGGATCTCACCAACACGCTCGGCACGATTGTCCGCCTGAACCTCGACGGGACGCCCGCTGCGGGCAACCCCTTCATGGACGAGCCCGGCGCGCCGGACGAGATCTGGTCCTTCGGCCATCGCAACATCCTCGGCATGGATTTCGATGCCGAAGGCCGCCTTTGGGAAGTCGAGCACGGCCCGGCGGGCGGGGACGAACTCAACCTCGTCCTTGAAAGCCGCAATTACGGCTGGCCGGAGCGCTCCTATGGCGACAATTACAACGGCACACCGATCCCCGACCACGAACCGCGCGACGGGTTCGAAAAGCCCAAGGTCCACTGGACCCCGGTGATCGCACCGGGCGACATGATCATCCACTCGGGCAAAATGTTCGAAGGCTGGCAGGGCGATGCGCTGATCGCCGGGCTCAAGACGCAGGCGATCATTGTCGTCGCGCTCGAGGGCGAAAACGCGCGCGAGGTCGCCCGCTACGACATGAACAGCCGGTTGCGATCGATCGAGGAAGGTCCGGACGGCGCGGTCTGGATCGCCGAGGACGGCGACGAGGGTCGCCTGCTCAAGCTCACGCCGCGCTGA
- a CDS encoding GNAT family N-acetyltransferase codes for MTGEDATLIPLSAVPPAMVEDLLDRAFGEDRHARTAYRIRAGMEALDALSFAALDAEEMLVATIQCWPIALVTPEGNSVPLVMVGPVAVLPERQGEGFGKGLMAAMLDADARLAKETGASFPQVLIGDADYYGRWGFTDAHTRSWRCPGPYDQERLLARGAALAAMPHEGMLGPWPGSTS; via the coding sequence ATGACCGGCGAAGACGCCACCCTGATCCCGCTTTCCGCGGTCCCGCCCGCCATGGTCGAGGACCTGCTCGACCGTGCCTTCGGCGAGGACCGCCATGCCCGCACCGCCTATCGCATCCGCGCCGGGATGGAGGCGCTGGACGCGCTCAGCTTCGCCGCGCTCGATGCCGAGGAAATGCTGGTCGCGACGATCCAGTGCTGGCCGATCGCGCTGGTCACGCCCGAGGGCAATTCTGTCCCGCTCGTCATGGTCGGCCCGGTCGCGGTCCTGCCCGAGCGGCAGGGCGAAGGCTTCGGCAAGGGGCTGATGGCGGCGATGCTCGATGCCGACGCGCGGCTGGCGAAGGAGACGGGGGCGAGCTTTCCGCAGGTGCTGATCGGCGATGCGGACTATTACGGGCGCTGGGGTTTCACCGACGCGCATACACGGAGCTGGCGCTGCCCCGGCCCGTATGACCAGGAACGCCTGCTCGCGCGCGGTGCGGCGCTTGCCGCGATGCCGCACGAGGGGATGCTGGGACCGTGGCCGGGTTCCACGTCCTGA
- a CDS encoding DUF1285 domain-containing protein: MPYEPPPYLAELTLAEIAEQVAARKIPPVENWAPQQLGESAMRIAADGTWYHEGSPITRPAMVRAFSGLLTRDDTGQHWLMTPFEQLSIEVDDAAFIAVDCALKEGEIAFRLNTDELVVAGSDNPLRAAGDPDTPALYLGVRRGCEARLNRSTYAQLAEIALETNGDEWIVSSQGAIFSLVP; this comes from the coding sequence ATGCCTTACGAACCGCCTCCCTACCTCGCCGAACTCACCCTCGCCGAAATCGCAGAGCAGGTCGCCGCGCGCAAGATCCCGCCGGTCGAGAACTGGGCGCCGCAGCAATTGGGCGAAAGCGCGATGCGGATCGCCGCCGACGGGACGTGGTATCACGAAGGCTCGCCGATCACCCGGCCGGCCATGGTGCGCGCCTTTTCCGGCCTGCTGACCCGCGACGACACCGGCCAGCACTGGCTGATGACCCCGTTCGAGCAGCTCTCGATTGAGGTCGATGACGCCGCCTTCATCGCGGTCGACTGCGCATTGAAGGAAGGCGAGATCGCTTTCCGCCTCAACACCGACGAACTGGTCGTCGCCGGGTCCGACAATCCCCTGCGCGCGGCGGGCGACCCGGACACGCCCGCGCTCTACCTCGGCGTGCGGCGCGGCTGCGAAGCGCGCTTGAACCGTTCGACCTATGCCCAGCTCGCCGAGATCGCGCTCGAGACGAATGGCGACGAATGGATCGTCTCGAGTCAGGGCGCGATCTTCTCGCTGGTTCCCTGA
- a CDS encoding CoA pyrophosphatase, producing MGDLFDRLSQSLARGHERDIPDLLSDARFATGEPTPAAVLIAVTDRAEPGIVLTQRPKGMRDHPGQVAFPGGKLDPGEDAITAALREANEELAMPREAVRVIGETDRYQTGTGFIVTPVLAVIPPDLPLEPHPSEVEAWFEAPLALLLDEEAWTANEVFWRGATRRYLEMDYSGFRIWGVTAAIIANLARRIAVEEVMPGARRG from the coding sequence ATGGGCGACCTGTTCGACCGGCTTTCGCAAAGCCTCGCGCGCGGGCACGAGCGGGACATTCCCGACCTGTTGTCCGATGCCCGCTTCGCGACCGGCGAACCGACCCCGGCCGCCGTCCTCATCGCCGTCACCGACCGGGCCGAGCCGGGCATCGTCCTGACCCAGCGACCCAAAGGTATGCGCGACCATCCGGGCCAGGTCGCCTTTCCCGGCGGCAAGCTCGACCCGGGCGAGGACGCGATCACCGCCGCCCTGCGGGAAGCGAACGAAGAACTTGCCATGCCGCGCGAGGCGGTGCGCGTGATCGGCGAGACCGACCGCTATCAGACCGGGACCGGCTTCATCGTCACCCCGGTCCTCGCCGTGATACCGCCCGATCTCCCGCTCGAACCCCATCCGAGCGAGGTCGAGGCGTGGTTCGAGGCTCCGCTCGCGCTGCTGCTCGACGAGGAGGCGTGGACCGCCAACGAGGTGTTCTGGCGGGGCGCGACGCGGCGCTATCTCGAGATGGACTATTCGGGTTTTCGCATCTGGGGGGTGACCGCCGCGATCATCGCCAACCTCGCCCGGCGGATAGCGGTCGAGGAGGTGATGCCCGGTGCGCGGCGAGGCTGA
- a CDS encoding CCA tRNA nucleotidyltransferase: MNRTLDNADWTKRAGLAALTRALGAENIRWVGGAVRDGLLGIAVHDLDCATVLLPQEVIERCAEAGLRTVPTGIEHGTVTAILEDGPVEVTTLRHDVSTDGRRATIRYASDWREDAARRDFTINALYAHPETLEIVDFFGGLEDLRARRVRFIGNPRERIAEDHLRILRYYRFQARFGAELDEAAEEACADMAATLKGLSRERIASELLAILALPDPHPTVERMHARGVLGVILPEACAAHLAALARLVAAEREQGFAPEPLRRLAALLPPSPDIAETVAARLRLSKAQRARLVNAAERGAGDASDIHALAYRAGPDFAVDRLLLSGADARPLAGWQPPLFPLKGGEIVAQGVAAGPQVAKILQAVERRWIAEGFPDAARVRQILSEEID; the protein is encoded by the coding sequence GTGAACCGAACGCTCGACAATGCCGACTGGACCAAGCGAGCGGGCCTCGCGGCGCTGACGCGCGCGCTCGGCGCGGAGAATATCCGCTGGGTCGGCGGAGCGGTGCGTGACGGGCTGCTCGGCATTGCGGTCCATGACCTCGATTGCGCCACCGTGCTGCTGCCGCAGGAGGTGATCGAACGCTGCGCCGAGGCCGGGCTCAGGACCGTGCCGACCGGGATCGAACACGGCACGGTGACCGCGATCCTCGAGGACGGCCCGGTCGAGGTGACGACCCTGCGCCACGACGTTTCGACCGACGGGCGGCGCGCGACGATTCGCTATGCGAGCGACTGGCGCGAGGACGCGGCGCGGCGCGATTTCACCATCAATGCGCTCTATGCCCACCCCGAAACGCTGGAGATCGTCGATTTCTTCGGCGGGCTCGAAGACCTGCGGGCGCGGCGGGTTCGTTTCATCGGCAACCCGCGCGAGCGCATCGCCGAGGACCACCTGCGCATCCTGCGCTATTACCGCTTCCAGGCGCGCTTCGGGGCGGAGCTGGACGAAGCGGCGGAGGAAGCCTGCGCCGATATGGCCGCGACGCTCAAGGGGCTCTCGCGCGAGCGGATCGCGAGCGAGCTGCTTGCCATTCTCGCCCTTCCCGACCCGCATCCGACCGTGGAGCGGATGCACGCGCGCGGCGTGCTCGGCGTGATCCTGCCCGAAGCCTGCGCCGCGCACCTCGCAGCGCTCGCCCGACTGGTCGCGGCCGAGCGCGAGCAGGGCTTCGCGCCCGAGCCCCTGCGCCGCCTCGCCGCGCTGCTGCCGCCCTCGCCCGACATCGCCGAAACGGTCGCCGCCCGCCTGCGCCTGTCGAAAGCCCAGCGCGCGCGGCTGGTGAACGCCGCCGAGCGCGGCGCGGGCGATGCGTCGGACATCCATGCGCTTGCCTATCGCGCCGGACCCGATTTCGCGGTCGATCGGCTGCTCCTTTCCGGGGCGGACGCTCGCCCGCTTGCAGGCTGGCAACCGCCCCTCTTCCCGCTCAAGGGAGGCGAAATCGTTGCGCAAGGTGTTGCAGCAGGGCCGCAAGTTGCAAAAATTCTCCAGGCGGTGGAACGGCGCTGGATTGCGGAGGGCTTTCCCGATGCTGCGCGGGTGCGACAGATCCTTTCCGAGGAGATCGACTAA
- the parC gene encoding DNA topoisomerase IV subunit A, translating into MADTTAPGAPAPPEDPFDQIVDAPFDAALEERYLVYALSTITARSLPDLRDGLKPVHRRLLWAMRQLGLRPDSAFKKSARVVGDVVGKYHPHGDVAAYDAMVRLAQPFSLRYPLVEGQGNFGNIDGDNAAAYRYTEVRLTKTAMELMAGLDEGTVTFIPTYNGEEQEPELMPGLFPNLLANGASGIAVGMATNIPSHNVAEIIDATLELIDNPHVEHARLMELFAGPDFPTGGHIVDSKDAISEAYATGRGSFRVRGVFRAPEAEAEADREAGIERLGGGQWQLVISEIPFQVAKGKLIEQIAATIADKKLPILEDVRDESDEEIRIVLVPRSRNVDPDLLKESVFKLTDLETRFGLNLNVLDANRTPMVMGLKELLGNWVAAQIEILQRRTRHRLDQIEKRLELVEGYIIAFLNLDRVIEIIRTEDEPKPVMMEEFSLTDRQAEAILNMRLRSLRKLEEMQLRQEKDDLLAEQDELTKLLESPARQRTRLKRDLKALRKDYAEDTALGARRTKIEEAAPAVEFSMDAMIEKEPITVILSQKGWIRAAKGHVPLDQEFKYKEGDALAFIAHAQTTDKLLIAGSDGRFYTLGCDKLPGARGFGEPVRTMIDLEAESSIAKMLVHKAGGRLLLAASSGKGFLAKSDDLLAETRKGRQVVNLKGGARLQVVRQVAAEHDHVAAVGDNRKLIVFNIEEMPEMARGQGVQLQRYRDGGLSDATTFRLEDGLSWTMGGAQGRTRTETEIWQWKVARGAAGRMPPQGFPKDNRFD; encoded by the coding sequence ATGGCAGACACGACCGCTCCGGGCGCGCCCGCGCCGCCGGAAGATCCCTTCGACCAGATCGTAGATGCGCCCTTCGATGCGGCGCTCGAGGAGCGCTACCTCGTCTACGCGCTCTCGACCATCACCGCCCGCTCGCTTCCCGACCTGCGCGACGGGCTGAAGCCCGTCCATCGCCGCCTCCTGTGGGCGATGCGGCAGTTGGGCCTGCGCCCCGACAGCGCCTTCAAGAAATCCGCCCGCGTCGTCGGCGACGTGGTCGGCAAGTACCACCCGCACGGCGACGTCGCCGCCTACGACGCGATGGTCCGCCTCGCCCAGCCGTTCTCGCTGCGCTACCCGCTGGTCGAGGGGCAGGGGAACTTCGGCAATATCGACGGCGATAACGCGGCCGCCTACCGCTACACCGAAGTGCGGCTGACGAAGACCGCGATGGAGCTGATGGCGGGCCTAGACGAGGGCACTGTCACTTTCATCCCGACCTATAATGGCGAGGAGCAGGAGCCGGAGCTCATGCCCGGCCTGTTCCCGAACCTGCTCGCCAACGGCGCGAGCGGGATCGCGGTCGGCATGGCGACCAATATCCCCTCGCACAACGTTGCCGAGATCATCGACGCGACGCTGGAGTTGATCGACAATCCCCATGTCGAACACGCCCGCCTGATGGAGCTGTTCGCCGGGCCGGATTTCCCGACCGGCGGCCATATCGTCGACAGCAAGGACGCGATTTCGGAAGCCTATGCGACCGGCCGCGGCTCGTTCCGGGTTCGCGGCGTGTTTCGCGCGCCCGAGGCCGAAGCCGAGGCCGACCGCGAGGCGGGGATCGAGCGGCTCGGCGGCGGGCAATGGCAGCTCGTCATCTCCGAAATCCCGTTCCAGGTCGCCAAGGGCAAGCTGATCGAGCAGATCGCCGCCACCATCGCGGACAAGAAGCTCCCCATCCTCGAGGACGTGCGCGACGAGAGCGACGAGGAAATCCGCATCGTCCTCGTGCCAAGGAGCCGCAATGTCGATCCCGACCTCCTCAAGGAGAGCGTCTTCAAGCTGACCGACCTCGAAACGCGCTTCGGCCTCAATCTCAACGTGCTCGACGCCAACCGCACGCCGATGGTGATGGGGCTGAAGGAACTGCTCGGCAACTGGGTCGCGGCGCAGATCGAGATTCTCCAGCGCCGCACGCGCCACCGGCTGGACCAGATAGAAAAGCGGCTCGAACTGGTCGAGGGCTACATCATCGCCTTCCTCAACCTCGACCGGGTGATCGAGATCATCCGCACCGAGGACGAGCCCAAGCCGGTGATGATGGAGGAATTCTCGCTCACCGACCGGCAGGCCGAGGCCATCCTCAATATGCGGCTGCGGTCCTTGCGCAAGCTGGAAGAAATGCAGCTGAGGCAGGAAAAGGACGACCTGCTGGCCGAGCAGGATGAGCTGACCAAGCTGCTCGAAAGCCCGGCCCGCCAGCGCACGCGGCTCAAGCGCGACCTCAAGGCGCTGCGCAAGGACTATGCCGAGGACACGGCGCTGGGTGCGCGGCGGACGAAGATCGAAGAGGCCGCGCCCGCGGTCGAATTCTCGATGGACGCGATGATCGAGAAGGAGCCGATCACGGTGATCCTCTCGCAGAAGGGCTGGATCCGCGCGGCCAAGGGCCACGTCCCGCTGGACCAGGAATTCAAGTACAAGGAAGGCGATGCGCTCGCCTTCATCGCTCACGCGCAGACGACCGACAAGCTGCTCATCGCCGGGTCTGACGGGCGGTTCTATACCTTGGGCTGCGACAAGCTGCCGGGCGCGCGCGGGTTCGGAGAGCCGGTGCGCACCATGATCGATCTCGAAGCGGAAAGCTCGATTGCCAAGATGCTTGTCCATAAAGCAGGCGGTCGGCTGCTGCTCGCGGCCTCGAGCGGGAAGGGATTTCTCGCCAAGAGCGACGACCTGCTGGCCGAAACGCGCAAGGGGCGGCAGGTGGTCAATCTCAAGGGCGGCGCGCGGCTGCAGGTGGTTCGCCAGGTCGCGGCTGAGCACGACCACGTCGCGGCAGTCGGCGACAATCGCAAGCTGATCGTCTTCAACATCGAGGAAATGCCCGAGATGGCGCGCGGGCAGGGCGTGCAGCTGCAACGCTACCGCGACGGCGGGCTGTCGGACGCGACGACCTTCCGGCTCGAGGACGGGCTGAGCTGGACGATGGGGGGCGCGCAGGGGCGTACGCGGACCGAGACCGAGATCTGGCAGTGGAAGGTTGCGCGCGGGGCGGCGGGGCGGATGCCGCCGCAGGGCTTCCCCAAGGATAACAGGTTTGACTGA
- a CDS encoding type 1 glutamine amidotransferase domain-containing protein: protein MKRILIIATDGFEQSELTKPRDIMSDAGAEVTIASPEDGSIKGWDKDNWGDSVDVDITLDEVSSGDFDALMLPGGQINPDVLRLKPRAIELVREFDAAGKPVAAICHAPWLLIEAGIAKGRTMTSWPSVRTDLANAGADVVDREVAVDGNIITSRKPDDIGAFAAALKEALAMERVGENA from the coding sequence ATGAAACGCATCCTGATCATCGCCACCGACGGTTTCGAGCAGTCCGAACTGACGAAGCCGCGCGATATCATGTCCGATGCCGGCGCCGAAGTGACCATCGCCAGCCCCGAAGACGGCTCGATCAAGGGCTGGGACAAGGACAACTGGGGCGACAGCGTCGATGTCGACATCACGCTCGACGAGGTTTCGAGCGGCGATTTCGACGCCCTCATGCTCCCCGGCGGCCAGATCAACCCAGACGTGCTGCGGCTGAAGCCCCGCGCGATCGAACTGGTGCGCGAATTCGATGCCGCCGGAAAGCCGGTTGCCGCGATCTGCCACGCGCCCTGGCTTCTGATCGAGGCAGGCATCGCCAAGGGCAGGACCATGACGAGCTGGCCCTCGGTGCGCACCGACCTCGCCAATGCCGGAGCCGATGTGGTCGACCGCGAAGTCGCGGTGGACGGCAACATCATCACCAGCCGCAAGCCGGACGATATCGGCGCGTTCGCCGCTGCCCTGAAGGAAGCGCTCGCGATGGAACGCGTCGGCGAGAACGCCTGA
- a CDS encoding AI-2E family transporter yields MEENTHEADQTSKRTGAVRNALLGAVAFAAVFWLLMETMTISMPFFAALLLALGVWPLVEPIREAMPPRLKWTGALAGMLLVVGILAAFLFGLGLAAQQVYGLAQDVGPALRERLGALPGPMPDFLDGSPGGSALSADGPLVSTALTALDMTASTLGGLILIVFLMLLMLTEAENWHSKILTLSSQGGDRRWIEIGRSVGQKFRAYFTTRFIVSLISAALYIGWLALFGVDYLVLWAVLTVLLNFIPTVGSIISGVLPVFYVLVTRDLGTAAIIGGGLLAIEQVIGNFLDPRLMGKRLAISPLVVLVALMFWSIIWGIPGALLAVPLTVLLTMVMAHFDRTKGFALLLTDCSTMEELEEYRSPD; encoded by the coding sequence ATGGAAGAGAACACCCACGAAGCGGACCAGACCTCCAAACGCACCGGCGCGGTGCGCAACGCGTTGCTTGGCGCGGTCGCCTTCGCCGCGGTTTTCTGGCTGCTGATGGAGACGATGACCATCTCCATGCCGTTCTTCGCCGCGCTGCTGCTGGCGCTGGGCGTGTGGCCGCTGGTCGAGCCGATCCGCGAGGCGATGCCGCCGCGGCTCAAGTGGACCGGGGCGCTGGCGGGGATGCTGCTGGTGGTGGGTATCCTCGCCGCCTTCCTCTTCGGCCTCGGCCTTGCCGCGCAGCAGGTCTACGGCCTTGCGCAGGATGTCGGCCCGGCCCTGCGCGAGAGGCTCGGCGCGTTGCCCGGCCCGATGCCCGATTTCCTCGACGGATCGCCCGGCGGGAGCGCGCTGTCGGCCGACGGCCCGCTGGTGTCCACCGCCCTGACCGCCCTCGATATGACCGCCAGCACTCTGGGAGGGCTCATCCTCATCGTCTTCCTGATGCTGCTGATGCTGACCGAGGCGGAGAACTGGCACAGCAAGATCCTCACCCTGTCGAGCCAGGGCGGCGACCGGCGCTGGATCGAGATCGGGCGCAGCGTCGGGCAGAAATTCCGCGCCTATTTCACCACGCGCTTCATCGTCAGCCTTATCAGCGCTGCTCTTTATATAGGCTGGCTGGCGCTGTTCGGGGTCGATTACCTCGTCCTGTGGGCTGTGCTGACCGTGCTGCTCAATTTCATTCCCACGGTGGGGTCGATCATCAGCGGAGTGCTGCCGGTGTTCTACGTTCTGGTGACCCGCGACCTCGGCACGGCGGCGATCATCGGCGGGGGCCTGCTTGCGATCGAGCAGGTGATCGGCAATTTCCTCGACCCCAGGCTGATGGGCAAGCGGCTCGCGATCTCGCCGCTGGTGGTGCTGGTCGCCCTGATGTTCTGGTCGATTATCTGGGGCATTCCCGGCGCACTGTTGGCCGTGCCTCTGACGGTCCTGCTGACCATGGTGATGGCCCATTTCGACCGGACCAAGGGCTTTGCCCTGCTGCTGACCGATTGTTCGACCATGGAAGAGCTCGAGGAATACCGCAGCCCCGACTGA
- a CDS encoding 2Fe-2S iron-sulfur cluster-binding protein: MKVKFIAPDGRVVEAEAEPGDSLLRVGQAAGLPLEGTCEGQMACSTCHVVVAPEWFERLSEASEEEEDMLDFAAGVRRTSRLSCQIELTEAMDGLTVTVPGESVDARRM; the protein is encoded by the coding sequence ATAAAGGTGAAATTCATCGCCCCCGATGGCCGCGTGGTCGAAGCCGAGGCCGAGCCGGGCGACAGCCTGCTGCGCGTCGGGCAGGCGGCGGGCCTGCCGCTCGAAGGGACGTGCGAGGGCCAGATGGCGTGTTCCACCTGCCATGTCGTCGTTGCGCCCGAATGGTTCGAGCGGCTTTCCGAGGCGAGCGAAGAGGAAGAGGATATGCTCGACTTCGCCGCCGGCGTGCGCCGGACGAGCCGCCTGTCCTGCCAGATCGAATTGACCGAGGCGATGGACGGGCTGACCGTCACCGTGCCGGGCGAAAGCGTCGACGCGCGGCGGATGTAG
- a CDS encoding cysteine desulfurase family protein, with amino-acid sequence MIYLDYQATTPLAPEAREAMLRWLEGPEGSGFGNPHSAHRMGRSASAAVEAARERVAALLPPGGRVVFTSGATEALNTALRGTSGDVLTFATEHAAVLDCARPVEATGRGFAVLPVERDGRADLAALEGAIGPDTGLVAAMAINNEIGTRHPLAEIARVARQAGALVLVDAVQAYGRVPLTELDADMIAISAHKIHGPKGIGALWVRDGVELAPLMFGGGQEAHLRSGTLSPALCAGFGAAAQIAEERMAEDAEHVEALWTRARELFADWTLNGSATERWHGNLNIRREGLDVARLMSDCRNVMFSAGSACASGSGRPSHVLTAIGLGEREAKSSIRLGFGRYTRMDDIEQAAGAIVDAAGGQWP; translated from the coding sequence ATGATCTACCTCGATTACCAGGCCACCACCCCGCTCGCGCCCGAGGCGCGCGAGGCGATGCTGCGCTGGCTCGAAGGGCCGGAAGGGAGCGGCTTCGGCAATCCGCACAGCGCGCACCGCATGGGCCGCTCGGCCTCCGCCGCGGTCGAGGCGGCGCGCGAACGGGTCGCCGCGCTGCTGCCGCCGGGCGGGCGCGTGGTCTTCACCAGCGGCGCGACCGAGGCGCTCAACACCGCGCTTCGTGGGACAAGCGGCGACGTGCTGACCTTCGCCACGGAACACGCCGCCGTCCTCGACTGCGCGCGGCCCGTGGAGGCGACTGGGAGAGGCTTTGCCGTGCTGCCGGTGGAGCGGGACGGGCGCGCGGATCTCGCCGCGCTCGAAGGCGCGATTGGTCCCGATACCGGCCTCGTCGCCGCCATGGCGATCAACAACGAGATCGGCACGCGCCATCCCCTTGCCGAAATCGCGCGGGTCGCCCGGCAGGCAGGCGCGTTGGTGCTGGTCGACGCGGTGCAGGCCTATGGCCGCGTGCCCCTGACCGAGCTCGATGCCGACATGATCGCGATCTCGGCGCACAAGATCCACGGGCCCAAGGGCATCGGCGCGCTGTGGGTGCGCGATGGGGTGGAACTCGCACCATTGATGTTCGGAGGCGGGCAGGAGGCGCACCTGCGCTCGGGCACGCTTTCGCCCGCGCTGTGCGCCGGCTTCGGCGCGGCCGCCCAGATCGCCGAGGAACGCATGGCCGAAGATGCCGAGCACGTCGAGGCCCTGTGGACCCGCGCGCGCGAACTCTTCGCGGACTGGACCCTCAACGGCAGCGCCACCGAAAGATGGCACGGCAATCTCAATATCCGCCGCGAGGGGCTGGACGTTGCCCGCCTGATGTCCGATTGCCGCAATGTCATGTTCTCCGCCGGGAGCGCCTGCGCCAGCGGGTCGGGCCGACCGAGCCATGTGCTGACCGCCATCGGGCTCGGCGAGCGCGAGGCGAAAAGCTCGATCCGGCTCGGCTTCGGGCGCTACACGCGCATGGACGACATAGAACAGGCGGCAGGCGCGATCGTCGATGCCGCCGGAGGGCAGTGGCCGTGA